The sequence aattttgtttttcttgtttttttatgtcgACAAAGACAAAGCTGTTACTTATgcaattatgtaacaaaattaaagttacaGTATAGGCGGAGAATATGAAGAagtattaagattaaaataaaataaaaaatataaaacacttcACCGAGTTAAtcagaaaacacaaaaaaaaaaaaaaaagttccatgTTGTGGAATGCCGCACCAGGTGTTTAACCGCTTGTACTTGATCACTCTGCTGTGCGCGGCGATGCTGCGCCAAGTGTATATGGTTTGTAGACGATCTTGCCTGAATGCTGCACCAggtgtatataatatgtactcgACCTTGTCTGGATGCTGCGCCAGGTGTATATGGTTTCTACTCGATCTCTATTTGTAACGAtcgatcacgtcggggtcaccaatgaGGGAGTtcgtatagagtcccttctttatttcgccgtagtcgtgttttaagtaattaacaccacagttgaaacaatataaattatattgatgtagcggcataaacaattccagttaattataataggtatattagttatttaacacattataaattatttttatgttttaaatatttggcggtaaaaaggcctcgtgtcacagactatatcctttttcccacatctcgtgcgttccggcttacgcataataaaacgccacaACCTGTATAATGAATAGGTACCTAACTATTATTgagatcatagattatacacttattattTGAGATTGAGATTGAGTTATTCTTCTTTCAAGATTCTTGTGCGGAAAGGtctttgaaataatttgttttgaataaaatattgtattgtttctaattaatattttacaaaagtttGGCATTTCAAAGTTTTAACGGAGTGTCAGCACTGTGCTTGTGAGAATTTAGACTGAATATTGTTAATTCTTCTTCAGGCGTTCAACGCAGGCACgccatataaaaataaaaagataggcTAAAACTGCGTAAATGGTCACGATGGAGTGAATACGCCTATTTTTAACTTTACAACGATTTTAATTTGTCAAAATGGCAGCATCGAATTCAGAAATTCAAGAACGCTGCCGTTTGTATAAGTTCACCAAAGTTTTGACTTTAAAAGTTGCACAGATTGTGGTCCAGAGCAGGAAAGGAAAGAAAATCAGTCAAGATTTTAAACCACAAAATGGTGTTGATTCTACACCACCTTTGCAATGGGTaagctaaaaatattttataattcaatacTTATTACAGCTGTGCTTAAATACAGAGAAACGAATTACAAAAAAGTTTTTCacaacattaattaattttgttttaaccgTGTTTGTCCATCCTTGATATTCCCTTTGGTAATAAAATGTAtgtcttttaaattttgtatatcCTTATGTTAGAGGAAGATTGAAAACCTGCAATTTATTGCAGAGAATTTCAATATCTCGTTTTGAATAGTTTCATTTACACATTACTAACAAAACATTGTTGTTTTACCTTTTCTGAATGTATGTCCACAAAAATTGAATTAGAAATTGAGCGAAATAGTTATTGCCTGCAGCGCTGCGCTAACgatgtatttattttcaaatccaTTCAGAATTTTTAATAGTTACACGAagtcataattaattaaataattatattcataaaTATCAGATACATTTACACTTGTGAGAAAATGCttttaaaaggaaaataatcaccaaagaaaaaaaaatcgttttgttGCGAGTAAGCATTGCGAGTTATAGTGTTTGATTGTAAAATAGCTCCTATAAGTACACATTGCAGTGCCAAGCTAAGtacttgtctatactaatattataaagaggaaagatttgtttgtttgtttgtttcgaataggctccgaaactactggaccgatttgaaaaattctttttccattagatgccgacattgtccctgaagAAAATAggcaaattttttaaaaaaaaattttttttattttttttatttcatgtgtgttttaatgtttccgaagcgaagcgagggcgggtcgctagttataaataaaggGTGTAGGAGTTGAGGATTCTTCACATTTGATATACCTTGCTTGGTACTTTCAGTTCAACCTATCAATCCCTGATGAACCTGGAGTTAATGAAGAAACAAAGCGTGTCCTCAATGGAGAAGTAGTTGATGCATTGTCCAAAGTTTTGTCCATAGAAATTACACTTCGAACTACAGATGGTGATGAAATGGTACTTGAATTGTGGACAGTGAAACTGACGACTGCAAGTGAAATATGTTCACCTTCTACAATATACTACAGAATGGGTGTAATGCTTAAGTCGACATTGACAATTTCGCGCATAACCCCAGCATATAAACTTGCACGCACTCAACATAAAGAGACATACAAGATATCCCACCGAATATTTAGCGGAGAAccaaattttgaaaaattgggTAAGATGCAATATTTTAAGATATGCTCTTTAATTTgccatacattattatttatagaataaacaacttgtgtaatttttataaattatttttaagtatttttaaattatttttaatttatttatttttatttattatatagtaattatttttaaaatctattaatatttgcttacttcgaaaaaaaaaaaacctggctATGCTATAACCATAGATCAATAAGTTGTATTGTGTTTAATAAGTTTTAATGAAATGATGTTGTGTAACAGGAGAGAATCGAAGAAACATCAAAATTAGTGAACTGCGTACACCAATTGGTACAATCACTATTGGTGTATCATACAGGACAAAGATGACAATCTTGCCCGAAGATCGGCCAAAGTTTACATATGGAATAACAACTAGTGGTCATGACATTATGGTTAAGAGTGATCATTTCAAGGATACTCCTAAAAAGAAGTAAGAACTGTGCTTTGTACTTTTAAAGTGAATGAATTCACGTTAATATCAAAATTgtatatatacaatttaacTCTTATTCAATTTTCTCAGATTTTGAAGACTGAGACATTCAACTTAATCTGAATTTTCTTTAATCATCATAGCACCATTAATCAAGCTTCACGCTCAAGAAGTTATTTGCaagctttattaaaatattgtttatactGAATATTTAACATCTTTTGGAGTTTTCATTGTTTGTCCAGTGGCCAATGGGACATTATCTAGCtacattattatgaaaatattatttgtgaTTTTCAGGAGAGGGTATGAGAAGAAGGAACTTGATCTTTCAAAACCATTAACAAATGCAGCTTTTGTGGATAAAGTTAAAATGCAGGAATTACAGGACTCTTTATGTGAGCAGCTACCACCAGAACCACCGATGACATGGCTCATAGCAGAGAGAGAACAAATCGATAAagtatgttaaataaattagttacAACCTCTTAACTTATCAACTACAATGATTGAATAGCAAGAGTCATTCAGGCAGAGAAATTCTGAAATGAAGTCCGTTTCATAGCAAGCAAATTTAAGACATCCACCAACAAAATACACAGACTGTTATTGTAACTGCCATTATAACCACTAATGCAGTCCACCTGTATCTACTTACCGTTATTTATAGACATCAGCAATTTTAGGGTCACATATTTTGGCAATAgcaatattgaaattaattctCGAAGTTTCGTGTTCTTTCAAGAACTTTATTGACTGTTTTATTGATAATCATTTAAACATAACACACATTTATGCTAAATTCACATGTAGAATAGTAGTTGATAGGAAAAAATCTGTGTATTCGGAAGAATGATGAGCTTCCAttagtaatttattaatgtaaataGTGTATCAAACTATACCTCAAGAATAGTACCTTTTTATAGGTGAAAGTAACTAGGTTTTTTTCTGTA is a genomic window of Bombyx mori chromosome 1, ASM3026992v2 containing:
- the LOC105842568 gene encoding autophagy-related protein 13 homolog translates to MAASNSEIQERCRLYKFTKVLTLKVAQIVVQSRKGKKISQDFKPQNGVDSTPPLQWFNLSIPDEPGVNEETKRVLNGEVVDALSKVLSIEITLRTTDGDEMVLELWTVKLTTASEICSPSTIYYRMGVMLKSTLTISRITPAYKLARTQHKETYKISHRIFSGEPNFEKLGENRRNIKISELRTPIGTITIGVSYRTKMTILPEDRPKFTYGITTSGHDIMVKSDHFKDTPKKKRGYEKKELDLSKPLTNAAFVDKVKMQELQDSLCEQLPPEPPMTWLIAEREQIDKKLQNLDICKVADAEDPTAKLLADAAKTATTSASSYAASKAIDIPRANAGDQCKRIMEFPFAEGSPIADLANFYNECLQARAMTKEWKDFADTAAISTDSDTLSKQLKMFEDAVPEFDSMVASMCNSAEGGSEN